From one Rhodothermales bacterium genomic stretch:
- a CDS encoding c-type cytochrome: MRVPFRPAAYLAALVFAFSPHSLMAQPVAGALPPGVTMAMVEQGGALFQGRGLCANCHGEGATGVLGPDLTDADWLQAKGSYLSILQVILTGVPESESTRQLAMPPRGGGAIDDVDVQAVAAFVWRISHPGEPLPAGVSAAMIDRGNGVFHGPGQCVSCHGDDASGARGPNLTDGEWLHAKGSYLEIVRTIEAGVPIERATRGIPMPPRGGSNLSPDEVHAVAAYVWYVSHRARP, encoded by the coding sequence ATGCGTGTGCCTTTTCGCCCCGCGGCGTATCTCGCCGCCCTGGTTTTTGCGTTCAGTCCCCACAGCCTGATGGCGCAGCCGGTTGCCGGCGCGCTGCCGCCCGGCGTCACCATGGCCATGGTCGAGCAAGGCGGCGCGCTCTTCCAGGGGAGGGGCCTCTGCGCCAACTGCCACGGCGAGGGGGCGACGGGGGTGCTCGGGCCCGACCTGACGGATGCGGACTGGCTGCAGGCGAAAGGCAGCTACCTGTCGATCCTCCAGGTGATTCTGACCGGCGTGCCGGAGTCCGAGTCGACGCGCCAGCTGGCGATGCCGCCGCGCGGCGGCGGGGCCATCGACGATGTCGACGTCCAGGCTGTGGCGGCGTTTGTCTGGCGGATCAGCCATCCGGGTGAGCCGCTGCCCGCCGGCGTGAGCGCCGCCATGATCGATCGCGGCAACGGCGTCTTCCACGGCCCGGGCCAGTGCGTCTCCTGCCACGGCGACGACGCGTCCGGTGCGCGCGGGCCCAACCTGACCGACGGGGAGTGGCTCCACGCGAAAGGCAGCTACCTGGAGATTGTCCGCACGATCGAAGCCGGCGTGCCGATCGAGCGCGCTACGCGGGGCATCCCGATGCCGCCGCGCGGCGGCTCGAACCTTTCGCCCGACGAGGTGCACGCCGTGGCGGCGTACGTCTGGTACGTGAGCCACAGGGCGAGGCCGTGA